The genomic region tttcccTACAGTTTGGTTTAGAGGAGGAAATAGTGAAGCGATGTGTGCTACAACTTGCTAGCGCTCTCCAGTTCATGCACGACAAAGGATTTGTTCATCGGGATATAAAACCAGACAACATTCTGCTAATGGACAGGGAATGCCACTGTATTAAGTTGGCAGATTTTGGACTGACCCAGCTCCAGGGAACTAATGTACCATCTATGTCTAGGGTCATACCCTACATGGCTCCAGAGCTTTGTATCCTTGGACAAAACTGGGGGTTATTATTACACCCCAGCCTGGATGTGTGGGCATTTGGGGTATTAATATATATTGCCCTTACTGGTTCCTTGCCTTGGTATGGTGCTGTGGCTTGTGATGACAAATACAGAACCTTTGTGCTGTGGCAAAATAAGAAAACCCCACAAGTACCCACTGAATGGCAAATGTTTACTCCTGAAGCCAGACAAGTCTTCTGCAGAATGTTATCACTAAATCCCATGGAGAGGTGCTCTGCGTGGGAAGTTTCAGCATATGTGCACTTGCCATGGAAGGTTCCCTCACAAAGCATTTCAGGCATTTCTACTGATACCAActgaatttaaaaataacaatgcaGCTAATTTACAAACTCCATCCTTTTGTGGCTTTGAACCAGGATTATTTATTAATGCAGGAGCTCTGGATGCAACCACATAATGTCACAATTTGTCAACAAGAGGCTGAGATTGGATATTCACATGGTGGCCATCTCATGATGAAGATCAGTGTTGTATTTTTAAGGTAAGTAGTTTTATTAAATGTATGAAGGTGAGTGAGTTCCATGCCAAGTTTTTTTCTTTG from Bombina bombina isolate aBomBom1 chromosome 2, aBomBom1.pri, whole genome shotgun sequence harbors:
- the LOC128646847 gene encoding serine/threonine-protein kinase SBK1-like, with translation MASTILETTKTTANCILQLASLIAKYMVRMQITEQFDPIRHLGKGSYGNVLLAAHKESGKTVALKMLAKNMNRGENFLMEFATSLCLTSHPHIIGTYAVAFDTISHFVFVQEVATAGSLLSIIRPKFGLEEEIVKRCVLQLASALQFMHDKGFVHRDIKPDNILLMDRECHCIKLADFGLTQLQGTNVPSMSRVIPYMAPELCILGQNWGLLLHPSLDVWAFGVLIYIALTGSLPWYGAVACDDKYRTFVLWQNKKTPQVPTEWQMFTPEARQVFCRMLSLNPMERCSAWEVSAYVHLPWKVPSQSISGISTDTN